The genome window AAGCGaacaaaaactaaatttaaagaaaacgtAGTCATAATATAACAACACATTTGCAACAGAAATAAAGCACATCTTATATCATCATAACGTTATAATACAGCTGCTCGTTTCTGacacttgtaataattttagagaaaCAATAGATTGTACTTGTTGCTAGATTGTTCTGCTAGTTgttctattaatataatatataattaaaaaataatttgcatactGTTGGCTGGTTTGACTATCtggattattttttcaaataaatttttaatatcttttctcAGTGTTGACTTGTTAATGcttattatcataaagatcacgtttttttctaacaattttctcaattttctcaatttatattttatgtttatgtaatgcaatatatttttgtcgatataattttcttaccgctatataatatatcatgcaattttacaattatataatttgtcgaTATGATCTTCTAATTGTTGTGAGATATCGATTTCAGACTAAATTAGGCGCAGACTATACTTTGTTACACTATCTCGGCAATAAAACGCAAGATACAAGAATATATAACTCGATAAGTCAAAGTTCGCTGACAGCAGTCAGTCGGTGGCATAGGTCGCCCATTGACGACATACACATGAATCGACCATCGAGCTTTGACTTTTCCGGTCACAAGTATAACAGTCATATAGCGTACACTGCTACAACAATAGCAACTTTGCTTACGCTCGTTACTCGATGTCTTTAACCTTTAGTTCTCAGACAGTGTGACGCGAGCGCGCGACTTCGCGCTCCGGCGccacgccgcgcgccgcgccgcatCGATGTGCATCGTTTCCGCGAGAGTACCGACGATAAACGACGAACTATATCCTCTTCGCAGCATAATTATGCAACACCGAATCGCGCGCGTTTATCGGCGCGTATACGCCCAATGGACAGGAACGGAAGATAAGAACGGGTTGCGATAAAGCAACGAAGATATCGCGCCAAGGAGAATGCGTTTTCCCGTAGATAATTGCATTGTGTGTCGCGAGacgattatacatatatctcgtACCTGCACTTATGCCGGCAACATGCGTTATTTCGCCATCTCAAACACGTCGCGTAACACGCATTTCTTCCggctaaaataaaaaactaaggGTGCGCTAACAAGTAtgatattaactttaatcgaCATCTACATTCTCGGAatcgattttttctttttacaaagtttcataaaaataataagaaatatttcagatatggattgtaaaaatggaaaatttttgacaaagtACGAAaagctaaattttattaagtaatcAATTTTTGTTAGTTAATTACGTATATCTTAGAAGAAATCATTTAGTCTCTCAAAATaatgaacataaaataatgatgtaatttaatactgtAAATAGCATTTATAGACATAATAGTTCTGTTATAATCAAATGAGTATAATTCATctacattgtaaaaaaatgacagATGACAAATTGCGGGAAAAACGGGAGTTATATGCTGCGGATTATTCGAATCGCAAGGAGAGCGTAAAACACGAACGCACACGCGTTTTTCTTAAAAGCGGGCCATAAATATCGGCCGGCTCTCATGCATACGAAGTCCCCGGTGAAGAGCGAGGGAATTCCTCCTCGTTTCTCGTCGTCGGCGGGCGCGGGCGGCGACGTATCCGCGAGATGGTTTTGCATCGCAATAACGTCAGGTCGCGACGTTGCTATTCTTCTTCTCCgggtccttttttttttcttttttgcattattatttcaatttccgCGCACGTCAGTCGCACGCGCGACGGCGACTGCGACGTAGCGAACGCGGCTGGCGATGAAAACACCAATCAAAACTCGATAACTTGCGTACGCCGTTTCCGCCAACGTGGTGTCCCCGGCGTGCACTTAATATCGATCGCGCAGAGCGGCACGGAGGCGCTATTGTTTGCCGGGCAAATTATTGCACGCGCGCCGATCGGTCGTTCCGCTGGATTCATGGCATCGGCGCGCGATAGCTCGACCCATTGTGAGCCGGTTCTTGCCGATATCGCGTATATCTTCCCGCAAGAAAATTATCGCGCGCCCGAGTTCTTGACCTTACTTGAACGCCTGCCAATACTATCCGGTAAGTCGCACACTTAAATACCGTACCGACGTACAAAAGCGAGAggtgaaagaaaattaagagGATAATTAAGACTccggaaattttaaaaaccgaataaagaaattataaactaaGATTTCACTTTAAATggagtttttataaatatattttagaaagaattttttgataaaaattgtgtatagcaatggaaaaaaaaaattaaaaaattcataaaatcataaaactgCTGCTTATCAAAGACAATAAATCTCTAacaaattctatataatttagcTAACACAAAAGATAATAAAGTATGCAAGTGAGAAGTCTTTGCTTCAAATTTTGTTGagtataaaatgattatacgccatatatgtattaatctTTCCTTTACGTCCGTGAGAGAATATCTCATCCGACATATTTTAGTATCCACCTTTATagaatattgattaatattgtaGAACATGATAAACATGAATGCTTCCGCCGACTCAACGACGAAAGAGagcaagtatttatatagcgATAAGAAAATTATCTCCCACAAGCGGCAACGCTTGGACTCACGTGGCCAGTTGCCAACGCTATATACATAGCAGCCACTCGACCGAAATAACTCCGAATTACTTAGTTTAGAACATACATGCTAAACACTCAAAAGGCGAAATAATTCCGGTATTACGGAATGTGTAAGTTGAAGAATGCGGAAGTATATATTACGGAAAATCTACAATGCACcgcaaaatttgatttttatctcACGAGTTAATTCTGCgagtatcaatgttattatatttttatagctgAGTTGTTCATGGTCTATAaacttaacaaaaaatttatttattgtttaaattcaaaattggaCAGAAATAAGAGATAGTAtccatatttatatgtttacttgtaataaaatattacttattacttattacttataattagagaaaaatttttatcaaatactttttctttctcgttctctttccttccgctaataataaaaaatttgtgtttaaatttgttaaaaatatatttacttttataaaaactcgGTGCTtcataaaactataaatagatattaaaagagATCTAATTGAAAATTCCAGTTATCCTTCTttgtatttacaatttttatttacacgcTAGAGTGGAATCATAAAAGCAATGTATACAGCAAAAAGTGgcagtttttttacaaaatatgaagCAAAGAACTCACAGAAATGCtggcaaaattaaataaatcatagaaaaaaattgttaatataattctataaaatttcagtacttttctctctctctctctctttctctctctctctctctctctctctctctctctttcttattaatattaagtgtcttaaatttttcatattattaatataataattaataaattattacataacatttttatttctctctttattatttcttaaaaataaaaaaatagaggatAGTAGAAAGTAGATGGAAAAATCAGAAATGCCCCGTTTGTAAcagaaaaagatacaaaagacaaagaataataaaattgccgtTGATATAGCAAATAATCGGTCATCcaaaacgaaaaatgttcttaatatgtggctaacaatattgttaattcaataataaattgttgtcAACGAGAGATGCGTGCTGACAATTGATAACAAAACACTGCCGTTACGATGTGTGTTTAACACTTTCTCATATGATTCTGATTTAATACTTGGATTATAATTGGTGCgactttcatttttttgttgcCGCATCAACGATAGAGATAATAAAACTGCCATCTTCCGTGTAATTTTCACTTTCTCGAAAAATTTTCACCACTCGTTTAAAAGTTACTTTCGCATTCACGGCGAGCTATAATAGCTTCGCTAGATATCATATTAAATGATAGCGGTAAATGCAAATAATGTCGTTCTCTGCTAAATATTACACACTCTTATGCAAATATACAATTCTAATCAAAAGTTTCACTACTTTCACTGAAAATAGAGTTTTCTTGTCTTTTTATTAACACTTGTTTATGATAATTTAGttgtatagtaataatttagctatataataataacattaactAACATTAACTTCCTCTACAAATTTTCAGCTTGAAACACTGTTCTGTGCTACAAGACTGATTGCCTTATCACTGATCTAATGGATGATTACTCGCTATCAGATACCCTAATAAATACGCATCAATGTTAGAAATTTGAAGCATGAATCGTGATACACATTGTGATTGCAAATTCCAATCATATCCGTTATTTCCGAGAATATCCGTTATTACTATTTGAGttctttcaattaatttgaaatatttaccaTACCAAAAGCATTAATAGATGTCGAATGTTATAagtaagtataaattaattccactaaattattgtattattaatagatgataaaatctaaaaaattctgtCAAATATTAAGTCGAATTTTACTTAAACTctgttttaaatcttattattggaatacatttaatatcaaaCATGCCTAGttgcaaaaagaaatagcTTAAATTTCGATAACGGAAGAATCAACTctgatttaataaatgcataaaGCACAAAAATGCAAATTCTAGGACATCCTGTGCGTCCTCGCagttaagtaatataaatacaaatatcgCGTGAGGTAGATAATACAATCGCGCGTTTTATTTTCCTAGGGAGTGTACTAAAAATTCGCTTTCTGCACGCGTACCCGGCACGCAGGATGAGGGAGGAGAAGTTGGGAAGGGAAGATTTATTGGAGCGGCTCGAAGCCGCGGAGTTGCTAATTGCGTTTGCTACTGTGTGCAGGAAAGTGTATTCTCGTTACGCCGCTCAGGTTTTCAATTACGGGCTGACCGACCGGCCGGGCCCGCGTTTCAGGATGATTATCAGGCTACCATTATTTCCGGTACTTCCGCCGAGTCCTACGATATGTTTATGCCAATTACGGACGTCGGTGGAATCGCGCAGCTAACGGAATAATCTTTCGGATGACATCCGGGCAAATGAGCCACGAACACGCGCCGTTACTATTGCGACGGCGCACCACAATTACTATGCGATAATAGATCGATAGCATTGCTGGGGAATGCAGCGATAACGAACAAGGCCAATGCGCGCCGATGATTGAACATCTGTTACGTTTGTCTGTATTTTATAATCGAGAAAGATTAATAAAGCGTTGATTGATTTCGTATTCACGTATTCGCTATTAAATGCGCGATATACGATTCCGAAAGTCAATCACATAACGGTCAACGAACTTTTGCGATCGTCATATTTCTTGTCGAATCTCATCCAATCAAATCTTGTCGCGTGACCGAACACCCGAAATAGTCTGCGCGAAACTGACGGAGCCGTGTGGATTTTTCGAACGCGCAGCTGCGGGACCGTAATAAAGTTTCGCGCCGGTCGAATTTGTACATGCACATAACTTGTCGCCAGTGAGTACATATCCGAGGCCCGATGAAGTTCGTTAACTTTGCAACGCGGCGGACCCGTTCGTTCCCGCTGCGAATTATGGCGAGCATCGCGTTTATTGTCAACTGCACACGAGGCACGAAGCAAGcgcgctcgctctctctctctctctctctctgtgaaAACGAGGCTTAACGCGCAACGGGGGATCGAACCCTCCCTGCACCCTGAAGGGCTTCCAACCCCTTTTCATGAGAGAGGAGATAGCGTAGCTCTCCTCTGTCCCCTTTGCTTGGTCTCTGTTCAAACCCTAGGCGAGAGTTGCGTGTACCCCCGGTAAACTCCACCTGAATCATCCAATTCAGCAACAGCCCTTCAAGAAGAGATTAACGCGCCACGCTGTGGCACAAAGAAAAACCAGCTTGAGGAAGCTGGCAAATCCAGATATCTCACCGCGTAATTGCTCTATTGAGAATGCAAAATTTTCGAGAAGCACGACTCTGTCAGAATCAGGAGGAAAAGTGCCCCAAAGAGATGAACGTATTGCTTGACGTTAACTCTTGAATACTCTTAAATGGCTAAATTtggtaatagaaaaattaaattgtatgacCACAATAATAGAAACCatcaaacaaatacaaaaaagtaattttttataatatcctgTAATATCCATTttgcagataaaaaatatttccttggagttttaagatttttgaaaaataatattattttttcacaataataaaattaaataaaatatttaaatttatcatttaaaaatttcattattttcttataaaaaattatcaagttttcaacattaaatatttaaatattatttaaaataacgatttttttgtattgaGTAACGATTTTGTAACAATATTGCTaaactgtttttatatatataaataatatctttctttAGAATGATATTAAAACGAAACTGCTACTCTAGAGCATATATTGTCTATAATTACAGTATTCAGATTACGAAATACTTTTGTTTTGATTTGAACATCTTttgaataaatacattaaatactATTCAACTGTAgacgaatatataaaaagataaagaaataaaactcaCTCAAATAAGGATTGT of Monomorium pharaonis isolate MP-MQ-018 unplaced genomic scaffold, ASM1337386v2 scaffold_307, whole genome shotgun sequence contains these proteins:
- the LOC118648229 gene encoding uncharacterized protein LOC118648229, yielding MSNVIRSVLKIRFLHAYPARRMREEKLGREDLLERLEAAELLIAFATVCRKVYSRYAAQVFNYGLTDRPGPRFRMIIRLPLFPVLPPSPTICLCQLRTSVESRS